The following proteins are encoded in a genomic region of Candidatus Neomarinimicrobiota bacterium:
- a CDS encoding ATP-binding cassette domain-containing protein → MIDVRGVTKSYGAFDAVKDVSFSVEQGEILGFLGPNGAGKTTTMKMITCYMPPTHGTITVDGLDVRNESMGVRQKIGYLPESTPLYEEMGVRDYLNFIADVRKIKGQARTSAMDRVIQICGLNTVVHKDIHELSKGFRQRLGLAQAIIHDPEILVLDEPTTGLDPNQIIEIRNLIRELGESKTVIFSTHIMQEVQATSDRVLIIDQGKIAAHGTTEELKAGMAGQTHLELVLRHVEKAAFIESLKTFETVKLEDVIIQKNGDLEASLNVDSGIDIREQLFDLAVSNNWKVLESSPSSFTLEDVFRKLTK, encoded by the coding sequence GTGATAGATGTTAGAGGTGTTACCAAATCATACGGGGCATTTGATGCAGTTAAAGATGTATCATTTTCTGTAGAACAGGGCGAAATCCTCGGTTTTTTGGGACCTAATGGCGCCGGCAAGACAACGACCATGAAAATGATCACCTGCTATATGCCGCCTACCCATGGAACCATTACCGTCGATGGTCTGGATGTAAGAAATGAATCAATGGGCGTTCGGCAGAAGATAGGCTACTTGCCGGAATCAACCCCCTTATATGAAGAAATGGGTGTGCGGGATTATCTGAATTTTATCGCCGATGTCCGTAAGATCAAGGGTCAAGCCAGAACCAGTGCCATGGATCGGGTAATTCAGATCTGTGGTCTTAACACAGTTGTCCACAAAGATATTCATGAACTATCAAAAGGTTTTCGTCAACGCTTGGGATTGGCTCAAGCGATTATCCATGATCCTGAGATCTTGGTGCTTGATGAACCCACAACCGGATTGGATCCCAACCAGATCATTGAGATCCGCAACCTGATCAGGGAATTGGGCGAAAGCAAGACTGTGATATTTTCGACTCACATCATGCAGGAAGTCCAGGCTACCAGCGATCGGGTGTTGATCATCGATCAGGGTAAGATCGCAGCACACGGAACGACAGAAGAGCTAAAAGCAGGCATGGCGGGTCAGACTCATTTGGAACTTGTATTGAGACATGTAGAAAAAGCTGCATTTATTGAATCACTCAAGACATTCGAGACTGTCAAACTGGAAGATGTTATCATCCAAAAGAACGGCGATCTGGAAGCTTCACTCAACGTGGATTCTGGAATTGATATCCGCGAACAATTGTTTGATCTGGCAGTTTCCAATAATTGGAAAGTGCTTGAATCCTCACCATCTTCCTTTACGCTTGAAGATGTTTTTAGAAAATTGACCAAATAA